Proteins encoded by one window of Lutibacter sp. A64:
- a CDS encoding M3 family metallopeptidase, whose product MSKKTTTLFATILCITLAFTSCKENKQTTKNMTENNILLQEWTGPYGGVPAFDKMNLTDIKPAIEKGMELKLQEIDEITANTEAPTFENTIVPLEKSGEALSRVFKYYGIWSSNISSSEFRAIQSEMAPIISEFNSKISQNSELFKRIKTVYNNAIKNPLEADQQRVIQLIYEDFAMGGAELDAEKKARYAAINKELSSLYTNFSNNILADEENYVVYLTKGQLGGLSEGMIKSMAKIASEKGHEGKYAVPNTRSYIDPFLTYSTERELRKQVWTNYYSRGDNADEFDNNKNIAKILQLRKERVELLGYDNFGDWRLQNRMAKTPENAMNLMNAVWPAAIARVKEEVADMQAVANANGDNITIEPWDYRFYAEKVRQQKYDLDSDEVKQYLQLDKLTEALFFVASELFNYNFTPVPEGSVPVFHEDVNVWEVTDKTTGKHIGLWYLDPFARPGKRSGAWATTYRSHTTFNGEKTVLASNNSNFVKPAAGEALLVSWDDATTFLHEFGHALHFFSSNVKYPTLNGGVRDYTEFQSQVLERWLATDKVINQFLVHYKTGEAIPQSLVEKIKKASTFNQGFATTEYLASAIMDMKLHLADPTNIDIDAFEKETLEAMNMPKELVMRHRTPHFGHVFSGEGYATAYYGYMWADVLTADAAEAFAEAPNGFYDKELAAKMVKYLFAPRNSMDPAEAYRLFRGRDAKIDALMRDRGFPVSKN is encoded by the coding sequence ATGTCTAAAAAAACAACAACGCTATTTGCAACCATTTTATGTATAACACTCGCATTTACAAGTTGCAAAGAGAATAAGCAAACAACAAAAAACATGACCGAAAATAATATATTATTACAAGAATGGACAGGTCCTTATGGTGGAGTTCCAGCTTTTGATAAAATGAATCTTACAGATATTAAACCTGCAATTGAAAAAGGTATGGAGCTAAAACTTCAAGAAATTGATGAAATTACAGCAAACACAGAAGCTCCAACATTTGAAAACACCATTGTCCCGCTAGAAAAATCTGGAGAAGCATTGAGTAGAGTTTTTAAATATTATGGTATTTGGAGTTCTAATATTTCATCTTCAGAATTTAGAGCAATTCAAAGTGAAATGGCTCCAATTATATCTGAATTCAACTCTAAAATTTCACAAAATTCTGAATTATTTAAACGTATTAAAACCGTTTACAACAACGCTATTAAAAACCCTTTAGAAGCCGACCAACAACGCGTTATTCAACTTATTTACGAAGATTTTGCTATGGGTGGCGCAGAATTAGACGCTGAAAAAAAAGCACGTTACGCAGCCATAAACAAAGAACTTTCTTCATTATATACTAATTTCTCAAATAACATTTTAGCCGACGAAGAAAATTATGTAGTATACTTAACTAAAGGTCAATTAGGTGGCTTATCAGAAGGAATGATTAAATCTATGGCTAAAATTGCTTCAGAAAAAGGGCACGAAGGTAAATACGCAGTACCTAATACACGCTCTTATATAGATCCGTTCTTAACCTATTCAACCGAAAGAGAATTACGTAAGCAAGTTTGGACAAATTATTATTCGAGAGGCGATAATGCAGATGAGTTTGATAATAATAAAAATATAGCTAAAATTTTACAACTTAGAAAAGAACGAGTAGAATTATTAGGTTATGATAATTTTGGTGATTGGCGTTTGCAAAACAGAATGGCAAAAACTCCTGAAAACGCTATGAATTTAATGAATGCGGTTTGGCCTGCTGCTATTGCAAGAGTTAAAGAAGAAGTTGCTGATATGCAAGCTGTTGCAAATGCAAATGGAGACAACATTACAATTGAACCTTGGGATTACCGTTTCTACGCAGAAAAAGTTCGTCAACAAAAATATGATTTAGATTCTGACGAAGTAAAACAATACTTACAATTAGATAAACTAACTGAAGCGCTATTTTTTGTAGCAAGCGAATTATTTAATTACAATTTTACACCAGTTCCAGAAGGAAGCGTTCCTGTTTTTCATGAAGATGTAAACGTTTGGGAAGTAACAGATAAAACAACTGGAAAACATATTGGATTATGGTATTTAGACCCATTTGCAAGACCAGGAAAACGCTCAGGAGCTTGGGCTACAACCTATAGAAGTCATACTACTTTTAATGGTGAAAAAACTGTATTAGCATCTAACAACTCTAACTTTGTTAAACCAGCTGCAGGTGAAGCATTATTAGTTTCTTGGGATGATGCTACCACATTTTTACACGAATTCGGACACGCATTGCATTTCTTTTCTTCAAATGTAAAATACCCTACTTTAAATGGTGGCGTTAGAGATTACACAGAATTCCAATCTCAAGTATTAGAACGTTGGCTAGCTACAGATAAAGTGATAAATCAATTTTTAGTTCATTATAAAACAGGAGAAGCAATTCCTCAAAGTTTAGTTGAAAAAATTAAAAAAGCATCTACTTTTAACCAAGGTTTTGCTACAACCGAATATTTAGCTTCTGCAATAATGGATATGAAACTTCACTTAGCAGACCCAACAAATATTGATATTGATGCTTTTGAAAAAGAAACATTAGAAGCAATGAATATGCCGAAAGAATTGGTTATGCGCCATAGAACACCACATTTTGGACATGTTTTTTCAGGTGAAGGTTACGCAACTGCATATTACGGTTATATGTGGGCTGATGTTTTAACAGCTGATGCTGCAGAAGCTTTTGCTGAGGCTCCAAACGGATTTTACGATAAAGAATTGGCTGCGAAAATGGTAAAGTATTTATTTGCACCTAGAAACTCAATGGATCCTGCTGAAGCTTATAGATTATTTAGAGGTAGAGATGCTAAAATAGACGCATTAATGAGAGACCGCGGATTTCCAGTTTCAAAAAATTAA
- a CDS encoding carboxypeptidase-like regulatory domain-containing protein: protein MKNKNLFLKILSNKVSIFIFISLIGFQNIVYSSTLIVNDTVDFKQYKGKIIDSKSKKPLVFATLLVNNTNISSITNTQGEFQLKIPKKYSKNLVTVSFLGYTNKAIDFNTLNEDKIVITLETHIEKLSEIKINIENADALIREMLKNKQHNYFDFATSMTAFYRETIKKRRSYVSLSEAVIEVNKQSYLNRKKDLIKLYKARKSTDYNKLDTITLKLKGGPSSTLKIDVIKNTFEFFGDDVFENYQFKFANATKIDNRPIYVVNFKQKNHIKTPFYYGQLFIDANTYALISTKFHLNLDNKQEASRLFVVKKPKKADVTPIKASYQINYREKDGKWYFGYSRIELGFKINYDKRLFNSVYNLIMEIAITDWEKTTNINTIKFKDRLKPSIILSDEAQGFSDPEFWGEFNVIEPEKPIENAIKKIQKQLKKN from the coding sequence ATGAAAAATAAAAATCTATTTCTTAAAATACTATCTAATAAAGTTTCCATTTTTATTTTTATTTCCCTAATAGGATTTCAAAATATTGTCTATTCAAGTACATTAATTGTTAATGACACTGTTGATTTTAAGCAGTATAAAGGTAAAATTATAGATTCAAAATCAAAAAAACCATTAGTTTTTGCAACGCTTTTAGTTAACAATACCAATATAAGTTCTATAACAAATACACAGGGTGAATTTCAATTAAAAATTCCAAAAAAATATAGTAAAAATCTCGTTACAGTTTCTTTTTTAGGTTATACAAATAAAGCAATCGACTTTAATACTTTAAATGAAGACAAAATCGTAATTACATTAGAAACTCATATTGAAAAACTTTCTGAAATTAAAATAAACATCGAAAATGCCGATGCATTGATACGAGAAATGTTAAAAAACAAACAACACAATTATTTTGATTTTGCCACATCTATGACAGCCTTTTATAGAGAAACAATTAAAAAAAGAAGAAGTTACGTATCGCTTTCTGAAGCAGTAATTGAGGTTAACAAACAATCATATCTAAATCGTAAAAAGGATTTAATTAAACTTTATAAAGCACGTAAAAGTACAGATTATAACAAATTAGACACCATTACTTTAAAGCTAAAAGGAGGTCCTTCTAGCACCCTAAAAATTGATGTTATAAAAAATACATTCGAGTTTTTTGGAGATGATGTTTTTGAAAACTATCAGTTTAAATTTGCAAATGCTACCAAAATAGACAACAGACCTATATATGTAGTTAATTTTAAACAAAAAAACCATATTAAAACCCCTTTTTACTATGGTCAATTATTTATAGATGCTAATACTTACGCCTTAATTAGCACTAAATTCCACTTAAATTTAGACAACAAACAAGAAGCTAGTAGATTATTTGTTGTTAAAAAACCAAAAAAAGCAGATGTTACACCTATAAAAGCTTCTTACCAAATAAATTATAGAGAAAAAGATGGCAAATGGTATTTTGGATACAGTAGAATTGAATTAGGTTTTAAAATAAACTATGATAAACGTTTATTTAATTCAGTTTACAATCTAATTATGGAAATAGCAATTACAGATTGGGAAAAAACTACAAACATAAACACCATTAAATTTAAAGATCGGTTAAAACCATCTATAATTCTTAGTGATGAAGCACAAGGCTTTTCAGATCCTGAATTTTGGGGCGAATTTAATGTAATTGAACCCGAAAAACCAATTGAAAATGCCATTAAAAAAATTCAAAAACAATTAAAAAAGAACTGA
- the metK gene encoding methionine adenosyltransferase, whose product MSYLFTSESVSEGHPDKVSDQISDALVDNFLAFDSNSKVACETLVTTGQVVLAGEVKSKTYLDVQKIARDVINNIGYTKGEYMFDGNSCGVLSAIHEQSQDINQGVDRATKEEQGAGDQGMMFGYATNETENLMPLALDLSHRILHELAALRRENNEITYLRPDSKSQVTIEYTDDNVPFRIKDIVVSTQHDQFLEDDIEMLAKIKSDIINILIPRVIAKLPTSIQALFNDNIKYHVNPTGKFVIGGPHGDTGLTGRKIIVDTYGGKGAHGGGAFSGKDPSKVDRSAAYATRHIAKNLVAAGVADEILIQVSYAIGVAEPMGIYVNTYGTSKVNKADGEIAEIVSTLFDMRPSAIEERLKLRQPMYLETAAYGHMGRDNRIVNKTFTNVDGSKVSLDVELFTWEKLDYVAKIKEAFKI is encoded by the coding sequence ATGTCATATTTATTCACATCAGAATCTGTATCAGAAGGGCATCCAGACAAAGTCTCAGATCAAATTTCAGATGCATTAGTAGATAACTTTTTAGCTTTTGATTCAAATTCAAAAGTAGCTTGTGAAACCTTAGTAACCACTGGTCAAGTTGTATTGGCTGGAGAAGTAAAATCTAAAACTTATTTAGATGTTCAAAAAATAGCAAGAGATGTTATTAACAATATTGGTTACACAAAAGGAGAATATATGTTTGATGGAAACTCTTGCGGTGTTTTATCTGCAATCCACGAACAATCTCAAGATATTAACCAAGGTGTTGATAGAGCTACAAAAGAAGAACAAGGAGCGGGAGACCAAGGTATGATGTTTGGTTACGCTACCAACGAAACTGAAAATTTAATGCCATTGGCTTTAGATTTAAGTCATAGAATTTTACATGAATTAGCTGCATTAAGAAGAGAAAACAACGAAATCACCTATTTACGTCCAGATTCTAAAAGTCAGGTTACCATTGAATATACCGATGATAATGTTCCGTTTAGGATTAAAGATATTGTTGTTTCAACACAACACGATCAATTTTTAGAAGATGATATTGAAATGTTAGCTAAAATTAAGTCAGACATTATCAATATTTTAATACCAAGAGTAATTGCAAAATTACCAACTTCAATACAAGCTTTATTTAACGATAATATTAAATACCACGTTAACCCAACAGGAAAATTTGTAATTGGCGGACCTCACGGTGATACCGGCTTAACTGGTAGAAAAATTATTGTAGATACTTACGGTGGAAAAGGTGCACACGGTGGTGGTGCTTTTTCTGGAAAAGATCCTAGTAAAGTAGATAGAAGTGCTGCTTATGCAACGCGCCATATTGCTAAAAATTTAGTTGCGGCTGGTGTTGCTGATGAAATTTTAATTCAGGTTTCTTATGCCATTGGTGTTGCAGAACCTATGGGAATTTACGTAAACACTTACGGAACTTCTAAAGTTAACAAAGCAGATGGTGAAATTGCTGAAATTGTATCAACATTGTTTGATATGAGACCTTCTGCTATTGAAGAACGTTTAAAATTACGCCAACCAATGTATTTAGAAACAGCTGCTTACGGACATATGGGAAGAGACAACCGTATTGTAAATAAAACATTTACAAATGTAGATGGCTCTAAAGTTTCTTTAGATGTTGAATTATTTACATGGGAAAAATTAGACTACGTAGCTAAAATAAAAGAAGCTTTTAAAATTTAG
- a CDS encoding DM13 domain-containing protein encodes MKNLIVFMLFVITFSNCSENNDEMDVIEVRIENEENNINEENTTSEPTLIMGDFIDGAHPTSGKASVNSDKSVLSFTNFKTDNGPKLLVYLSTDSNANEFVNLGDLKGIIGDFTYGIPENIDVSKYNIVNIWCVDFSVSFGTATLK; translated from the coding sequence ATGAAAAACTTAATTGTATTCATGCTTTTTGTAATAACATTTAGCAATTGCTCAGAAAATAACGATGAAATGGATGTTATTGAAGTACGTATAGAAAATGAAGAAAACAATATAAATGAAGAAAATACTACAAGTGAACCCACTTTAATAATGGGTGATTTTATTGATGGGGCACATCCAACTTCCGGAAAAGCATCTGTAAATTCAGATAAATCAGTTTTATCGTTTACAAATTTTAAAACAGATAATGGGCCTAAATTACTAGTTTATTTATCAACGGATTCAAATGCTAATGAGTTTGTAAATTTGGGAGATTTAAAGGGGATTATTGGAGATTTTACTTATGGTATTCCTGAAAATATAGATGTTTCAAAATACAATATTGTAAATATTTGGTGTGTAGATTTTTCTGTTAGTTTTGGAACAGCAACATTAAAATAA